In Anaerotignum faecicola, the sequence CACAGGCGTAGAGTATCCCGCCTGTGCTGCGGGAATCTGGCTGATTACCACGATCTTTCCGCTTTATTTTGCAGTACTGTCTTCCTTTAAAGATGACCAGACTATTTTCGCGGACTTTTTTGCCCTGCCGCAGCGGTTTGGATTGGATAATTATATTTCCGCGGAGAAAATGGTGCATATTCTGCGTGCCACTGCCAATTCACTTTTTCTGTCAGCAGGTTCTATCTGCCTGATGCTGGGAGTATCCGTTATGGGCG encodes:
- a CDS encoding carbohydrate ABC transporter permease, whose protein sequence is MWLITTIFPLYFAVLSSFKDDQTIFADFFALPQRFGLDNYISAEKMVHILRATANSLFLSAGSICLMLGVSVMGAYVTARKRIPGSEGVTLFLIAAMMIPIQSAIVPIVQMVSAIGQRNNLFVLMVIYAGVNLSMVFFIL